The bacterium genomic sequence CGGCTGCACACGGAGGCGAAGACGCGGGTCACGTTCGAGGACGTGGCGGGGGTGGAAGAAGCGAAGGAGGAGCTCGAGGAGATCATCGAGTTCCTGCGGCATCCGAAGAAGTTCCAGGCGCTGGGGGCGAAGATCCCGCGGGGGGTGCTGCTGGTCGGCCCGCCGGGGAGCGGGAAGACGCTGCTGGCGAAGGCGATCGCGGGCGAGGCGGGGGTGCCGTTCTTCTCGATCTCGGGCAGCGAGTTCGTGGAGATGTTCGTCGGGGTCGGGGCGAGCCGGGTGCGCGATCTGTTCGATCAGGCGAAGAAGTCGGCGCCGTGCCTGGTGTTCATCGACGAGATCGATGCGGTGGGGCGGCAGCGGGGCGCCGGGCTCGGCGGCGGGCACGACGAGCGGGAGCAGACGCTGAACCAACTGTTGGTGGAGATGGACGGGTTCGACCCGAACTCGGGGATCATCGTGATCGCCGCGACGAACCGGCCGGACATTCTGGACCCGGCGCTCTTGCGGCCGGGGCGGTTCGACCGGCGGATCGTGGTGGACAACCCGGACGCGAAGGGGCGGCGGGCGATCCTGGACGTGCACGCGCGGGGGAAGCCGATCGGGGAAGACGTGAACCTGGACGTGCTGGCGCGGCGGACGCCGGGGTTCAGCGGGGCGGATCTGGCGAACATGGTGAACGAGGCGGCGCTGTTGGCGGCGCGGCGGAACAAGAAGCGACTGGGGAAGGCGGAGTTCGACGAGGCGATCGAGCGGGTGATCGCGGGGCCGCAGCGGAAGAGCCGGATCCTGGGGCCGAAGGAGCGGGAGCTGACGGCGTACCACGAGGGCGGGCACGCGCTATTGGGCAAGCTGGTGCCGCAGGCGAACCCGCCGCACAAGGTGACGATCCTGCCGCGGGGGATGGCGCTGGGGTACGTGATCCCGCTGCCGCAGGAGGAGAAGTACACGCTGACGCGGGGGGAGATCCTGGCGAACATCACGGCGATGCTGGGCGGCCGGGTGGCGGAGGAGGTCACGTTCGGGGAGATCACGACCGGGGCGGCCAACGACTTCGAGAAGGCGACCGAGCTGGCGCGGAAGATGGTGACCGAGTTCGGGATGTCGGACAAGCTCGGGCCGCTGACGCTGGGGACGAAGCACGGGCCGGTGTTCCTGGGGCGGGACCTCGTGGAGAGCCGGAACTACTCGGACGAGATCGCCTACGAGATCGACAAGGAGGTCCGCCGCATCATCGACGAGTGCTACAGCCAGGCCCGGCAGCTACTCTTCGCCCGCCACGACCTGCTGGAGCGGATCGCCAAGGCACTGCTGGAGCGGGAGTCGCTCGAGAGCGACGAGCTCGATGCGCTCATCGCGGGTCAGCCCCTGCCGTCGAACACACCGGCGCCCGCGACGGCCACGGCGACTCGGGATCGTGCCGTCGTCGCGACAGCCAGCACCTAGCGCCGGCAGCCGTGCGGCCCCAGAGCCGCTCCCACACAGATCCCGACGTTCCTCCGAGGCGCGTCTGTGCGAAATACTCTCGCCGCCGGATACCCAGTATCGGTCCGTGAGCGTACGTTGAATGAGGGCCAAGGATCGGTCCCATTCCTCGTGTTTGCCCCCGATGGTGAAAGGAGGAACGTAATCATGTCGATGCAGACCGTTCCGCGAAACATCCTCGATCCGGTTCGCGCTCAGCTCAAGCTGCAGGCGCGTTACGACAATTTCATCGGCGGCCGATGGAGGGCGCCGGTACAAGGGCAATACTTCACCGACACGAGCCCGATCAACGGAACGCCCCTCTGTGAGGTGGCGCGGTCGACCGCCGAGGATGTTGAGCTCGCGCTCGACGCCGCGCACGTCGCGAAGGATTCCTGGGGGCGTACGGCTCCGGCCGTTCGAGCCCAGATCATGAACAAGATTGCGGATCGCATCGACGCAGGGCTCGAGGTCCTTGCTCTCGCCGAGACGATCGATAACGGCAAGCCGATCCGGGAGACCCGCGCCGCCGACGTGCCCCTGGCGGCCGATCACTTCCGGTACTTCGCCAGCTGCATCCGTGCCGAGGAAGGCACGCTGGCCGAACTCGACAACGACACCGTCGCCTACCACTTCCGCGAGCCGTTGGGCGTGGTCGGCCAGATCATCCCGTGGAACTTCCCACTCCTGATGGCGGCGTGGAAGCTGGCTCCGGCCCTGGTTGCCGGCAACTGTGTCGTGATCAAACCCGCCTCGCAAACACCGCTGAGCCTGGCGCTGCTGATGGGCATGATCGGCGACCTGCTTCCGCCCGGCGTGCTGAACGTCGTCAACGGCTATGGGTCCGAGGTCGGCGCGCCGCTCGCGTCGAGCCCCCGGATCGCCAAGGTGGCGTTCACCGGCGAGACGACCACGGGCCGGCTGATCATGCAGTACGCCTCCGAGAACCTGATTCCGATGACATTGGAGCTCGGCGGGAAGTCGCCGAACATCTTCCTGGCCGACGTGATGGACGCCGACGACGAGTTCCTCGACAAGGCGCTGGAAGGCTTCGCGCTGTTCGCGTTTAACAAGGGCGAAGTCTGCACCTGCCCGTCGCGGGCCCTGATCCAGGAGGCGATCTTCGACAAGTTCATGGAGCGCGCCGTGCCTCGGGTCGCCAAGATGACGCTGGGCAACCCGCTCGACCCCGCGACCATGGTCGGCGCCCAGAACTCCAAGGACCAGCTCGAAAAGATCCTGCGCTACATCGACGTTGGGAAGCAGGAAGGCGCTCGCTGCGTGACCGGCGGCGAACGTGCCTACCCGGGCGGCGACCTCGACAACGGCTACTATGTGAAGCCGACGGTGTTCGTCGGACACAACAAAATGCGCGTCTTCCAGGAGGAGATCTTCGGTCCGGTGCTGTCGGTGACCACCTTCAAGACGGTGGACGAGGCGATCGCGATCGGCAACGACACGCTCTACGGCCTCGGGGCTGGCGTGTGGTCGCGCAACGGCACGGACGCGTACCGCGTCGGGCGCGAAATCAAGGCCGGCCGCGTCTGGACCAACTGCTACCATGTGTACCCCGCCCATGCGGCGTTCGGCGGGTACAAGCACTCCGGGTTTGGCCGGGAGACGCACAAGATGATTCTGGAGCACTATCAGCAGACCAAGAACCTGCTCGTTAGCTACAGCCCGAAGGCGATGGGATTCTTCTAGGCGAGAAGGCACCGCAACGGCGCGCCGCGGGGTGGTGGATCAGGCCCCGCGGCGCCGGCGTGTGCCGGGATCCAGTGTCTCTTGCCACGCGTCGTTCGGCGTGATCGGTCGTGGTAGAATTGGCGTACGTGATCGAATGCCGTGGCCGCCGCAAGGCGAACGCGGCGGCGTGAGGCTCTCGCGAAGTGATGCGCCCAATGACGCCATCTGACCCCGGCGCACCTCAACCGTCCGGCCGCGTCGCCGCCGTGCACGGTGTAGTGCTCGATGTCGACTTTCCGTCCGGGCGTCTTCCCGCGATCGGCACCGCCCTGGTGGTCGAGCGCCCTCCGTCCCCTCCCCTCACCGTCGAGGTACACGCCCATTTGGGCCTGACGACGGTCAGGGGCGTCAGCCTGGCAGCGCCCACCGGAATCCGCCGGGGGCTTCCCGTCAACGGCACGGGACAGCCGGTACTGGTGCCGGTCGGCAACGTCGTGCTGGGCCGCGCCGTCAACGTTCTGGGCGACCCCGTGGACGGGGGACCGCCCCTCGAAAACGTGCAGGAGCGGCGGTCCATCCACGGCACCCCGCCGACGCTGGTTGAGGAGGCGTCGGCGACCACGCCGTTCGTCACGGGGATCAAGGCCCTCGACCTCCTGGCCCCCCTCCCGCGAGGCGGCAAGGCGGGGCTGTTCGGCGGCGCCGGGTTGGGCAAGACCGTCTTGATCATCGAGTTGATGCAGCGCACGGTCAGAGAATATCAGGGGATCGCCGTATTTGCCGGCATCGGCGAACGAACCCGGGAGGCCAACGAGCT encodes the following:
- the ftsH gene encoding ATP-dependent zinc metalloprotease FtsH; amino-acid sequence: RLHTEAKTRVTFEDVAGVEEAKEELEEIIEFLRHPKKFQALGAKIPRGVLLVGPPGSGKTLLAKAIAGEAGVPFFSISGSEFVEMFVGVGASRVRDLFDQAKKSAPCLVFIDEIDAVGRQRGAGLGGGHDEREQTLNQLLVEMDGFDPNSGIIVIAATNRPDILDPALLRPGRFDRRIVVDNPDAKGRRAILDVHARGKPIGEDVNLDVLARRTPGFSGADLANMVNEAALLAARRNKKRLGKAEFDEAIERVIAGPQRKSRILGPKERELTAYHEGGHALLGKLVPQANPPHKVTILPRGMALGYVIPLPQEEKYTLTRGEILANITAMLGGRVAEEVTFGEITTGAANDFEKATELARKMVTEFGMSDKLGPLTLGTKHGPVFLGRDLVESRNYSDEIAYEIDKEVRRIIDECYSQARQLLFARHDLLERIAKALLERESLESDELDALIAGQPLPSNTPAPATATATRDRAVVATAST
- a CDS encoding aldehyde dehydrogenase family protein, coding for MQTVPRNILDPVRAQLKLQARYDNFIGGRWRAPVQGQYFTDTSPINGTPLCEVARSTAEDVELALDAAHVAKDSWGRTAPAVRAQIMNKIADRIDAGLEVLALAETIDNGKPIRETRAADVPLAADHFRYFASCIRAEEGTLAELDNDTVAYHFREPLGVVGQIIPWNFPLLMAAWKLAPALVAGNCVVIKPASQTPLSLALLMGMIGDLLPPGVLNVVNGYGSEVGAPLASSPRIAKVAFTGETTTGRLIMQYASENLIPMTLELGGKSPNIFLADVMDADDEFLDKALEGFALFAFNKGEVCTCPSRALIQEAIFDKFMERAVPRVAKMTLGNPLDPATMVGAQNSKDQLEKILRYIDVGKQEGARCVTGGERAYPGGDLDNGYYVKPTVFVGHNKMRVFQEEIFGPVLSVTTFKTVDEAIAIGNDTLYGLGAGVWSRNGTDAYRVGREIKAGRVWTNCYHVYPAHAAFGGYKHSGFGRETHKMILEHYQQTKNLLVSYSPKAMGFF